Proteins encoded within one genomic window of Jiangella mangrovi:
- a CDS encoding S8 family peptidase, whose protein sequence is MTPHRPTRPPRPRRRAALAAVAVTGVVLATMAPRADDPAAAIPLTPAAAEPVTALPGDTVALTLVTGDRVHLRTQPGSTPEVARIEPAPRAGGAPVGFQTFRHDGDVHVVPSDASALLAADRLDPELFNVTLLAEHGLTGAGGLPLIVQYGGARQRRAATELPGATRGPELESIDASGVRVDPARAADFWAAVDGATGASAARLDRGLERIWLDRPVEAVLDESVAQVGAPEAWAAGFDGTGVTVAVLDTGIDPQHPDLANRIVGSRSFVPGEEVTDGHGHGTHVASTVAGSGAGSDGRYTGVAPGARLLVGKVLSDGGSGSSTGIIEGMEWAVEQGARVVSMSLGGDPTDGTDLMSAAVNRLSDESGALFVIAAGNAGPDGGTVGAPGAADAALTVAAVDKQDELASFSSRGPRVGDAATKPDIAAPGVAIAAARGAGTSLGQPVDELYTSANGTSMATPHVAGAAAILAQQHPDWTGADLKAALTSTATDVGGTAYETGAGRLDVDRATGQGVFSDGGVWFGHLPYPQTAPVTRTVTYTNTGADPVVLDLAASLSTAAGAPAPAGMIGVSPGTLTVPAGGTATATVAVDPTAGESVGLYQGRVTATGDGGAVRVTTVVGVFVEPETFELTVSAVAPEGSSDLDIESWLVIRNDGWIDFSANAVRLPGDPEATVTLPRGSYTVAAQLSWQDAAGETHVGLPLEPQARLDADTAVRFDLGQATRLGAATPSPTEAYDTRLAYLRGGPGDTWSLEATLTGDYGAENFWITPTAPVGTGTLELTSQLVLGPPPLTLQTMGARPLTLTPRYRSADATEPRLDRRRPLPVVDGGRGDDLSGVDAEGALVLMTPDDLCTPGCGPELAGRVAAAASAGAAGVLVAGTTARPSLGDAELALPVATLPPSEGAALEAELALRPVRVRVGGDPTVPSLRLLSYRESGAVPADLTYEVADDELTVVHHDLHAGAADAGEARRLVWTVDGGGLQLPYVTTPRRLTVLVGSADADALHAIDLQDDDDSDLGLFMESTRRVYGPPGPHVVAWNSGPQVPGASSGWSGLDDQAGPMRACSGCRMGDVFLPFMYLGTSRRHESGLLGLVEGGMLAPSSHICRPDDPEHPPSSPPRYRCEVHLYRADGTEIEPRLVSDAPMIPPLSAGATGTEEDR, encoded by the coding sequence ATGACCCCCCATCGCCCCACCCGTCCGCCCCGCCCCCGCCGTCGCGCCGCACTGGCGGCCGTCGCCGTCACGGGCGTCGTCCTCGCCACCATGGCGCCACGAGCCGACGACCCGGCCGCGGCGATCCCCCTGACCCCCGCGGCCGCCGAGCCGGTGACGGCGCTGCCGGGCGACACCGTCGCGCTCACCCTCGTGACCGGCGACCGCGTGCACCTGCGCACCCAGCCGGGCAGCACGCCCGAGGTGGCCCGCATCGAGCCCGCGCCGCGAGCCGGCGGCGCCCCCGTCGGTTTCCAGACCTTCCGGCACGACGGTGACGTCCACGTCGTCCCGTCCGACGCCTCAGCACTGCTGGCGGCGGACCGGCTGGACCCGGAGCTGTTCAACGTCACCCTGCTGGCCGAGCACGGCCTCACCGGCGCCGGCGGGCTGCCGCTGATCGTGCAGTACGGCGGCGCACGGCAGCGGCGTGCCGCGACCGAGTTGCCGGGCGCCACCCGCGGTCCCGAACTGGAGAGCATCGACGCCTCCGGGGTGCGGGTCGACCCGGCGCGGGCGGCCGACTTCTGGGCCGCCGTCGACGGGGCGACCGGAGCGTCGGCGGCGCGGCTGGACCGCGGCCTCGAACGGATCTGGCTGGACCGGCCGGTCGAGGCGGTGCTGGACGAGAGCGTCGCCCAGGTCGGCGCCCCGGAGGCGTGGGCAGCCGGCTTCGACGGCACGGGCGTCACCGTCGCCGTGCTGGACACTGGGATCGACCCGCAGCACCCGGACCTCGCCAACCGGATCGTGGGAAGCCGCAGCTTCGTCCCCGGTGAGGAGGTGACCGACGGCCACGGGCACGGCACCCACGTCGCGTCGACCGTGGCCGGCAGCGGCGCCGGGTCGGACGGACGCTACACCGGGGTCGCACCGGGCGCGCGGCTGCTGGTGGGCAAGGTGCTCAGCGACGGCGGCTCGGGCTCCAGCACGGGGATCATCGAGGGCATGGAATGGGCGGTCGAGCAGGGCGCCCGCGTGGTCAGCATGAGCCTGGGCGGGGACCCGACGGACGGGACCGACCTCATGAGCGCGGCCGTGAACCGGCTCAGCGACGAGTCCGGTGCGCTGTTCGTCATCGCGGCGGGCAACGCCGGACCGGACGGTGGCACCGTCGGCGCCCCTGGTGCCGCCGACGCCGCTCTCACCGTCGCCGCCGTCGACAAGCAGGACGAGCTCGCCTCGTTCTCCAGCCGCGGCCCGCGCGTCGGTGACGCCGCGACGAAGCCGGACATCGCGGCGCCCGGCGTCGCCATCGCGGCCGCACGCGGCGCGGGCACCTCCCTGGGCCAGCCGGTCGACGAGCTGTACACCTCGGCCAACGGCACCTCCATGGCCACGCCGCACGTCGCGGGTGCGGCCGCGATCCTGGCGCAGCAGCACCCCGACTGGACCGGCGCCGACTTGAAGGCCGCGCTCACCAGCACCGCCACCGACGTGGGCGGCACCGCCTACGAGACCGGCGCGGGCCGGCTCGACGTCGACCGCGCCACCGGCCAGGGCGTGTTCTCCGACGGCGGCGTCTGGTTCGGGCACCTGCCGTATCCGCAGACGGCGCCGGTGACCCGCACGGTCACCTACACCAACACCGGCGCCGACCCGGTGGTGCTCGACCTCGCCGCCTCGCTGTCGACGGCGGCCGGAGCGCCCGCCCCGGCCGGGATGATCGGCGTCTCGCCCGGCACGCTGACCGTCCCCGCCGGCGGCACCGCGACAGCCACGGTCGCCGTCGACCCCACCGCCGGAGAGTCCGTCGGCCTCTACCAGGGCCGGGTCACTGCGACCGGCGACGGCGGCGCGGTCCGGGTGACCACGGTGGTCGGCGTGTTCGTCGAGCCGGAGACGTTCGAGCTGACGGTGTCCGCAGTCGCCCCTGAGGGGAGCAGCGACCTCGACATCGAGAGCTGGCTCGTCATCCGCAACGACGGCTGGATCGACTTCAGCGCCAACGCCGTCCGGCTCCCCGGCGACCCGGAGGCGACCGTGACGCTGCCGCGCGGCAGCTACACCGTCGCGGCCCAGCTGTCCTGGCAGGACGCGGCCGGCGAGACGCACGTGGGGCTGCCGCTGGAGCCGCAGGCCCGGCTCGACGCCGACACCGCGGTCCGGTTCGACCTCGGGCAGGCGACCCGGCTCGGCGCGGCGACGCCGTCACCCACCGAGGCCTACGACACCCGGCTCGCCTACCTGCGCGGCGGGCCCGGGGACACGTGGAGCCTGGAGGCCACCCTGACCGGCGACTACGGCGCGGAGAACTTCTGGATCACGCCGACGGCGCCGGTCGGGACCGGAACTCTCGAGCTGACGTCGCAGCTGGTCCTCGGCCCGCCGCCACTCACCCTGCAGACCATGGGCGCCCGGCCGCTGACGCTGACGCCACGCTACCGCTCGGCCGACGCCACCGAGCCGAGACTGGACCGGCGCCGCCCGCTCCCCGTCGTCGACGGCGGGCGCGGCGACGATCTGAGCGGTGTCGACGCCGAGGGCGCGCTGGTGCTCATGACACCCGACGACCTGTGCACACCCGGCTGCGGGCCGGAACTCGCCGGCCGAGTGGCCGCCGCGGCTTCGGCTGGGGCCGCCGGTGTCCTCGTCGCCGGGACGACGGCGCGGCCGTCGCTCGGGGACGCGGAGCTCGCGCTGCCCGTCGCCACGCTGCCGCCGTCCGAGGGTGCGGCCCTGGAAGCCGAGCTGGCGCTGCGGCCGGTGCGGGTCCGCGTCGGGGGCGACCCGACCGTGCCGTCGCTGCGGCTGCTCTCCTACCGCGAGTCCGGCGCCGTGCCGGCCGACCTCACCTACGAGGTCGCCGACGACGAGTTGACGGTCGTGCACCACGACCTGCACGCCGGCGCCGCAGACGCGGGCGAGGCCCGGCGCTTGGTGTGGACGGTCGACGGAGGTGGGCTGCAGCTGCCATACGTCACCACGCCGCGGCGGCTCACCGTCCTCGTGGGATCGGCCGACGCCGACGCTCTGCACGCGATCGACCTGCAGGACGACGACGACTCCGACCTGGGGCTCTTCATGGAGTCGACGCGGCGGGTCTACGGTCCCCCGGGACCGCACGTGGTCGCCTGGAACAGCGGGCCCCAGGTGCCCGGCGCGTCGTCGGGCTGGTCCGGCCTCGACGACCAGGCCGGGCCCATGCGGGCCTGCTCGGGCTGCCGCATGGGCGACGTGTTCCTGCCGTTCATGTACCTGGGCACGTCGCGCCGGCACGAGTCCGGGCTGCTGGGGCTGGTCGAGGGCGGCATGCTGGCGCCGTCGTCGCACATCTGCCGGCCCGACGACCCGGAGCATCCGCCGTCGAGCCCGCCCCGGTACCGGTGCGAGGTGCACCTCTACCGGGCCGACGGCACCGAGATCGAGCCGCGGCTGGTCAGCGACGCGCCGATGATCCCGCCGCTCTCGGCGGGCGCCACCGGGACGGAGGAGGACCGATGA
- a CDS encoding MarR family transcriptional regulator: MDDHTHTSGALGRSVGATVAADGQAREFADALMGFLSASRRTRGRLQPLFDDITVPQLVLLDAIEECGADGVGAVAELTGLSQPTVTRSAGALVRDGLVQYGQVDGDGRRRVLELTERGTELLTAKRAVVAGHLAGAWDNLSPAEQALVVPLLRHLTELVDKLF; the protein is encoded by the coding sequence GTGGACGACCACACCCACACCAGCGGCGCGCTCGGGCGAAGCGTCGGCGCGACGGTGGCGGCGGACGGGCAGGCACGCGAGTTCGCCGACGCGCTCATGGGGTTCCTGTCCGCGTCGCGGCGCACACGCGGGCGCCTGCAGCCGCTCTTCGACGACATCACCGTGCCGCAGCTCGTGCTGCTCGACGCCATCGAAGAGTGCGGCGCCGACGGCGTGGGCGCGGTCGCCGAGCTCACCGGCTTGAGCCAGCCCACGGTCACCCGCAGCGCGGGCGCCCTCGTCAGGGACGGCCTGGTGCAGTACGGCCAGGTCGACGGCGACGGCCGGCGGCGGGTCCTCGAGCTGACCGAGCGCGGCACCGAGCTGCTCACCGCCAAACGCGCCGTCGTCGCCGGTCACCTCGCCGGCGCCTGGGACAACCTCTCCCCCGCCGAGCAGGCCCTCGTCGTGCCGCTCCTCCGCCACCTCACCGAGCTCGTCGACAAGCTGTTCTGA
- a CDS encoding class I SAM-dependent methyltransferase, with amino-acid sequence MTAEYRFYGDLAEWWPLISPPDEYADDAAFAATALDSAELPVHEVLELGSGGGHNAVHLKRRFALTLVDLSPQMLEVSRRLNPECEHVEGDMRSLRLGRDFDAVFVHDAVDYMLTEDDLALTVATAFAHCRPGGAAVFVPDHTTETFEESTEHGGDDADDGRGARFLGWTWDPNTADTWVQTEYVLLLREKDGSTESIHETHRTGMFSRDVWHRLLTGAGFEALVLTRQGDEDEPPRDLFIAHRPR; translated from the coding sequence ATGACCGCGGAGTACCGGTTCTACGGTGATCTCGCCGAGTGGTGGCCGCTCATCTCGCCGCCCGACGAGTACGCCGACGACGCCGCTTTCGCCGCGACCGCACTGGACTCCGCCGAGCTCCCGGTCCACGAGGTGCTCGAGCTGGGCAGCGGCGGCGGGCACAACGCCGTCCACCTGAAGCGGCGGTTCGCGCTGACGCTGGTCGACCTGTCGCCGCAGATGCTCGAGGTCTCGCGCCGCCTCAACCCCGAGTGCGAGCACGTCGAGGGCGACATGCGCAGCCTCCGGCTGGGCCGCGACTTCGACGCCGTCTTCGTCCACGACGCCGTCGACTACATGCTCACCGAGGACGACCTCGCGTTGACGGTGGCGACGGCGTTCGCCCACTGCCGGCCGGGCGGTGCGGCGGTATTCGTCCCCGACCACACCACGGAGACGTTCGAGGAGAGCACCGAGCACGGCGGCGACGACGCCGACGACGGCCGCGGCGCCCGGTTCCTCGGCTGGACCTGGGACCCCAACACCGCCGACACCTGGGTGCAGACGGAGTACGTGCTGCTGCTGCGCGAGAAGGACGGCAGTACGGAGTCGATCCACGAGACGCACCGCACCGGCATGTTCAGCCGCGACGTCTGGCACCGGCTGCTCACGGGCGCCGGATTCGAGGCGCTGGTCCTGACCCGGCAGGGCGACGAGGACGAGCCGCCGCGGGACCTCTTCATCGCCCACCGCCCGCGCTAG
- a CDS encoding FCD domain-containing protein: protein MHFEERTLAQSAYSDIRTMIVDGELPPGTKLIVRLLSERLGLSATPIKSALAALERDGFLVAIAHRGFHVPEVGLADMREIYELREMLDGIAARKVAATPDAAGFVRTVLDPLLTKQRERGGDGDLAGLRDLDIEFHRAIWHASGNGRLTQVTDNLSGQIRLAWSGRPSGGVPRTLREHEAIMDAIAAGDPARAERASRAHVRHSAAAYEKAVTRRG from the coding sequence GTGCACTTCGAAGAGCGGACCCTGGCGCAGTCTGCCTACAGCGACATCCGCACCATGATCGTCGACGGCGAGCTGCCACCCGGGACCAAGCTGATCGTCCGGCTGCTGTCCGAGCGGCTCGGGCTGTCCGCCACGCCCATCAAGTCCGCGCTGGCCGCGCTCGAGCGTGACGGCTTCCTGGTCGCCATCGCGCACCGCGGCTTCCACGTGCCCGAGGTCGGCCTCGCGGACATGCGCGAGATCTACGAGCTGCGCGAGATGCTCGACGGCATCGCCGCCCGCAAGGTCGCGGCCACGCCCGACGCCGCCGGCTTCGTCCGGACCGTCCTCGACCCGCTGCTCACCAAGCAGCGCGAGCGCGGCGGCGACGGCGACCTCGCCGGCCTGCGCGACCTCGACATCGAGTTCCACCGCGCCATCTGGCACGCGTCCGGCAACGGCAGGCTCACCCAGGTGACCGACAACCTCAGCGGCCAGATCCGCCTCGCCTGGTCCGGCCGGCCGTCCGGCGGCGTGCCGCGGACGCTGCGCGAGCACGAGGCGATCATGGACGCCATCGCGGCCGGCGACCCCGCCCGCGCCGAGCGCGCCTCGCGGGCGCACGTCCGGCACTCGGCGGCGGCCTACGAGAAGGCGGTCACCCGGCGCGGCTGA
- a CDS encoding FAD-binding oxidoreductase — protein MTTHAHLREQLGDRLVLPGDQQYDRHRTVWNAMVDRRPRMVVRCASADDVVAAVRLGRDLGLEIGVRCGGHSVLGMSVPEDGLMIDLTPMAAVTVDPATRRARVQGGALLGALDVAAQAHGLATTAGNVSHTGVGGLTLGGGMGWLARQYGLTCDNVISYELVTADGERLRVSADEHPDLFWGLRGGGGNFGVVTEFEFQLHPVGTRAYVAELTYPLEQAAAVLRGWRDLSAEAPREATFAASVGRGLATVGYVWAGPTEKAADLLPELRALGQPVTENIGELSYVELQTREDTPEGHAYRRYWKGHYVRGLPDDAVDALVEHGDADMGISLQAYGGAIADVPDGDSAFSQRDAVFEYVAAARWTDAAEDADRMAMARRTASAIEPFASGAYVNALSDEGAAGVRRAYRPEKLARLTALKTAYDPENVFHLNHNIVPAARS, from the coding sequence ATGACGACTCACGCGCACCTCCGGGAACAGCTCGGCGACCGCCTCGTCCTGCCGGGCGACCAGCAGTACGACCGTCACCGCACGGTCTGGAACGCCATGGTCGACCGCCGCCCGCGGATGGTCGTCCGCTGCGCGAGCGCCGACGACGTCGTCGCCGCCGTGCGGCTGGGTCGCGACCTCGGCCTGGAGATCGGCGTGCGCTGCGGCGGGCACAGCGTCCTCGGCATGTCGGTCCCGGAGGACGGGCTGATGATCGACCTCACGCCGATGGCGGCCGTCACCGTCGACCCGGCGACGCGGCGGGCCCGCGTCCAGGGCGGCGCGCTGCTCGGCGCGCTGGACGTCGCGGCGCAGGCGCACGGGCTCGCGACCACGGCCGGCAACGTCTCGCACACCGGAGTCGGCGGCCTCACGCTGGGCGGCGGCATGGGCTGGCTGGCCCGGCAGTACGGGCTCACCTGCGACAACGTCATCTCCTACGAGCTGGTGACGGCCGACGGCGAGCGCCTGCGGGTCAGCGCCGACGAGCACCCCGACCTGTTCTGGGGCCTGCGTGGTGGCGGCGGCAACTTCGGCGTCGTCACCGAGTTCGAGTTCCAGCTGCACCCCGTCGGCACCCGCGCCTATGTCGCCGAGCTGACCTATCCGCTCGAGCAGGCCGCGGCCGTGCTGCGCGGCTGGCGCGACCTCAGCGCCGAGGCGCCGCGCGAGGCCACCTTCGCCGCGTCGGTCGGCCGCGGGCTCGCCACCGTCGGCTACGTGTGGGCCGGCCCGACGGAGAAGGCGGCGGACCTGCTGCCGGAGCTGCGCGCCCTGGGGCAGCCGGTCACCGAGAACATCGGCGAGCTCTCCTACGTCGAGCTGCAGACCCGCGAGGACACGCCCGAGGGGCACGCGTACCGGCGCTACTGGAAGGGCCACTACGTGCGCGGGCTGCCCGATGACGCCGTCGACGCCCTGGTCGAGCACGGCGACGCGGACATGGGGATCAGCCTGCAGGCCTACGGCGGCGCGATCGCCGACGTGCCCGACGGCGACTCCGCGTTCAGCCAGCGCGACGCTGTCTTCGAGTACGTCGCCGCGGCCCGCTGGACCGACGCCGCCGAGGACGCCGACCGCATGGCCATGGCCCGTCGCACGGCGTCGGCCATCGAGCCGTTCGCCAGCGGCGCGTACGTCAACGCGCTCAGCGACGAGGGCGCCGCCGGGGTCCGCCGCGCCTACCGGCCGGAGAAGCTGGCCCGGCTGACGGCGTTGAAGACGGCCTACGACCCCGAGAACGTCTTCCACCTCAACCACAACATCGTCCCGGCCGCGCGGTCATGA
- a CDS encoding PLP-dependent aminotransferase family protein — MAEPRTNSTGHSLLVTLDRAAAEPLHRQLAAAVRDGVRSGRLRRGTALPPTRRLAGELGVSRGVVVEAYQQLVAEGYLTSRTGGYTEVAAAPATDPPRPAPPTGREPVVNFGYGRYDVGNFPRAAWLRSIRRAFAQAPNERFGYLTGRGVPELHEALSDYLNRVRGTAATPDAVVVCNGYAQGIALLVQVLAARGARRIAVEDPSADDDLRPLAAAAGLEVVGVPLDDDGVRTDVLGWLDADALVLTPSHQWPTGGVLPARARAAVLRWAADRGALVVEDDYDAEYRYDRSPVGAMQGLAPDLVAYAGSASKTLAPGLRLGWLLLPRHLVDEVAAAKIVTDRGSPVMDQLAFADFLVHGEFDRHLRRMRPIYRRRRDALLDALATRLPELKPAGISAGLHLVAWLPATLDEEAVVAAAERHGVRVHGVTPYRLSRTGRGGLIFGYSALNERAVADGVARLAEAIAAIRAE, encoded by the coding sequence ATGGCGGAACCCCGGACCAATTCCACGGGCCACAGCCTGCTCGTCACGCTCGACCGCGCCGCCGCCGAGCCGCTGCATCGTCAGCTCGCGGCCGCCGTTCGCGACGGAGTCCGCTCCGGCCGGCTGCGACGCGGCACGGCCCTGCCGCCCACCCGCCGCCTGGCCGGCGAGCTCGGCGTGTCCCGCGGCGTCGTCGTCGAGGCCTACCAGCAGCTGGTCGCCGAGGGCTACCTGACCAGCCGGACCGGCGGGTACACCGAGGTGGCCGCCGCCCCGGCGACGGACCCGCCGCGGCCGGCACCTCCCACCGGCCGGGAGCCGGTGGTGAACTTCGGCTACGGCCGCTACGACGTGGGGAACTTCCCGCGCGCGGCGTGGCTCCGGTCGATCCGCCGTGCCTTCGCGCAGGCGCCGAACGAGCGGTTCGGCTACCTGACCGGCCGCGGCGTCCCGGAACTGCACGAGGCGCTGTCGGACTACCTCAACCGGGTCCGCGGCACGGCGGCCACCCCGGACGCCGTCGTCGTCTGCAACGGCTACGCCCAGGGCATCGCGCTGCTGGTCCAGGTGCTGGCCGCCCGCGGGGCCCGGCGGATCGCCGTCGAGGACCCGTCCGCCGACGACGACCTGCGCCCGCTGGCCGCCGCGGCCGGTCTCGAGGTCGTCGGCGTGCCGCTCGACGACGACGGTGTCCGCACCGACGTCCTCGGCTGGCTTGACGCCGACGCGCTGGTGCTGACGCCGTCGCACCAGTGGCCCACCGGAGGGGTGCTGCCGGCGCGGGCCCGGGCGGCGGTCCTGCGCTGGGCGGCCGACCGCGGCGCGCTGGTCGTCGAGGACGACTACGACGCCGAGTACCGCTACGACCGGTCGCCGGTCGGTGCCATGCAGGGACTGGCGCCGGACCTCGTCGCCTACGCGGGCTCGGCCAGCAAGACGCTCGCGCCGGGGTTGCGTCTTGGCTGGCTGCTCCTCCCCCGGCACTTGGTCGACGAGGTCGCCGCCGCGAAGATCGTGACCGACCGCGGGTCGCCCGTCATGGACCAGCTGGCGTTCGCAGACTTCCTGGTGCACGGCGAGTTCGACCGGCACCTGCGCCGCATGCGCCCGATCTACCGGCGCCGCAGAGACGCCCTGCTGGACGCGCTCGCCACGCGGTTGCCGGAGCTGAAGCCCGCCGGCATCTCGGCCGGCCTGCACCTGGTCGCCTGGCTGCCCGCGACCCTGGACGAAGAGGCGGTCGTGGCGGCCGCCGAACGCCACGGGGTGCGGGTGCACGGGGTGACGCCCTACCGCCTTTCCCGGACCGGCCGCGGCGGATTGATCTTCGGATATTCCGCATTGAACGAACGCGCAGTCGCAGACGGAGTCGCGAGGCTGGCCGAGGCGATTGCGGCGATTCGGGCCGAATGA
- a CDS encoding MarR family winged helix-turn-helix transcriptional regulator — protein sequence MSSPQKHTEALGRILELVVVLSDDMSRSLAAQGLTDARAHLLWVLHEGGPSTQRALAEALGVSPRNITGLVDALVATGFVTREPHPTDRRATLVSFTEHGAAIAAGLERDQHEFARILFEDMPDDRLTALVDGLDDVLARLRAHGVSIEAASAAAADPVADDPTGTDSPHESEDGR from the coding sequence ATGAGTTCGCCGCAGAAGCACACCGAGGCGCTCGGCCGGATCCTCGAGCTGGTCGTGGTCCTCAGCGACGACATGAGTCGCAGCCTTGCGGCCCAGGGGCTCACCGACGCCCGGGCGCACCTGCTGTGGGTGCTACACGAGGGCGGGCCGTCGACGCAGCGAGCGCTGGCCGAGGCGCTGGGAGTCAGCCCGCGCAACATCACCGGGCTCGTCGACGCCCTGGTCGCGACCGGTTTCGTCACCCGTGAGCCGCACCCCACCGACCGCCGCGCCACCCTGGTCTCGTTCACCGAGCACGGCGCCGCCATCGCCGCCGGACTCGAGCGCGACCAGCACGAGTTCGCCCGCATCCTGTTCGAGGACATGCCCGACGACCGCCTCACCGCGCTGGTCGACGGGCTCGACGACGTGCTGGCGCGGCTGCGCGCCCACGGCGTCTCCATCGAGGCGGCGAGCGCGGCCGCCGCCGACCCCGTCGCCGACGACCCGACCGGCACCGACAGCCCTCACGAGAGCGAGGACGGCCGATGA